DNA from Balaenoptera ricei isolate mBalRic1 chromosome 6, mBalRic1.hap2, whole genome shotgun sequence:
CCAATCGGAGCTGCTCTTGCTCTGGGGCGGGGGCCAGGCGGTGTCGGAAGCTGCCGTGGGCGCCGGAAGCGGAGCACTGCGGTGCCGGGGGCCGCGTGGCTGTGCCCGGGAGTCGGAGAGCGTTCGCGTCGTTCGGGCCCCGGCATGGGCCTCCTGAGCGGGGCGGCTCGCGCCCTGGTGCGGGGCGCCGACCGAATGAGCAAGTGGACCAGCAAGCGGGGCCCGCGCACCTTCTACAAGAGCCGCGGCGCCAAGGGCATCGGCTTCCACGGCCGCGACGGCAGGTTCGTGCAGGTCAAGGAAATGGTCCCGGAGCTGGTGGTCCCCGATCTGGCCGGCTTCAGGCTCAAGCCGTACGTGAACTACCGCGC
Protein-coding regions in this window:
- the MRPL41 gene encoding large ribosomal subunit protein mL41, encoding MGLLSGAARALVRGADRMSKWTSKRGPRTFYKSRGAKGIGFHGRDGRFVQVKEMVPELVVPDLAGFRLKPYVNYRAPEGTEAPLTAKQLFLETAAPAIEKDFKAGTFDPERLDKYGFEPTQEGKLFQLYPKNFPR